CGCCTGCCGCCTCGGCGGCGAAGCCGCGAATCCGCCCACGGGCGGGGCGGCTCGTCCCGGCAGCGCCCGGCCGAAGCCGGGCTGCCGCCCGGTGGGAGCCGGGCCCGCCGGCTCGTCGGCGGAAAACCGGACGCCGCCCGGGGCGGCTCGGCGCTGCGCCGGCAACCCGCCGGTCGCGCGGCGGGCCGCCGGTTCCCGGGCCGCAACCGACCTGCCCACTCCGGGCGAAGCCCGCGCGGCAAGAGGGCTACTACTTCTTCACCAGGTATCCGCGCAGATCGTCCAGGACACTGTTCGCCGCGGTGACGCCGAGGCCCAGGTACCAGGTCTCGTCCTGGACGTCCTTGGCCCGGCCGTCCTTGACCGCCTTGAGGTTCTTCCAGAGCGGGTTGTCCTGGGCGCTGTCGCGCTTGGTCTTGTCCGGGTCGCCGTAGACGCCGGTGAAGATCCAGTCCGCGTCGGCCTGGTCGATGTTCTCGGGGCTGATCTCTTCCGCGAGCTTGTCGGCCTGCTGGTTCTTCGGGCGGGGCAGGCCCGTGTCCTTGAGGATCGTGCCGATGAAGGACTGCTGCGCGTACAGGCGCGTGAACTGCGGCAGGTAGCGGAGCATCGTGATCGTCGGCTTCTTGTCGCCGATGTCCTCGCCGAGCTGCTTGGCCTTGGCCCCGTACGCGTCGAGCTGCTTCTTGGCGTCGGCGGTCTTGTCCAGGGCGGCCGCGTTGAGGAGGTAGTTCTCCTTCCACGTGAAGCCGGGGCGGACGGAGAACACCGTCGGGGCGATCTTCGAGAGGTCCTTGTAGTTCTTCTCCGCGCGCAGCTTGCTGCCGAGGATCAGGTCGGGCTTGAGCTCGTTGATGGCCTCGAGGTTGAGGTTGCTGATGGTGCCGACGCTCTTGGGGTCGCCGACGTCCTTCTTCAGGTACGCGGGGATCTCCTGGCTGCCCTCGCTCGGGGCCCAGCCGACCGGCTTGATGCCGAGGGAGACGACGTTGTCCAGCTCGCCGACGTCGAGGACGACGACACGCTTGGGCATCTCCTTGATCTCGGTCTTGCCGAGCGCGTGGGTGATCGTGCGCGGGAACTGGCCGGGCTTCGCGTCCGTGCCCATCTTCGCGGTCTCCTCGGCCGCCTTGCCGAAGTCCTTGCCGCCCTGGGCGACGGACTTGGAGCCGTTGCCCCCGTCCTTGCCCGCCTCGCCGTCCTTCCCGTCGGAGGAACCACAGGCCGCGAGCGAGAGCGCGGCGGCTACGGAAAGGGCGACGGCGGCGGTGCCGCGGCGGCGGAGGGACATGGAGTGCTCCTGGTCGGGGGGAAGGGGGGTGACCGGCCGGCCGCAAGGCGGAAAACCGTAGGCGGAAATCGCGCCGGGCGGCAGGGCGGTCAAGGGAGCCTGCTCGGCCACTCCCGCGGCCACTTAGGTCGGCCTTACTTTAAACAGACGCCCAGCGAAGAGCACACCCACCCCCAGCCCCGCAGGCAATCCTGGCGAACACCACCCTTACGCGTGAAGCGGCCTCACTCTCAAGGTTCGGGACGTAGTGCGATAACTACGTTCAGTGCCGGAGGTGACGTTTCTCATGACGGTCTGTGTCCCCCAGAGCGCTCCACCGAACACCCCATCCGGCCCACCGAAGGACCGCGGCCGCACCTCGTTCACGGTCACGGCGGACGGTTCGTACGCCGCGTGGCTGGCTCTCGGCCGTGGCAGCGGTGGCTGGTTTCCGGAGCGCTGGACGCTCGGCGGCCCCGAGCCCTACGCGGTCCCGCTGCCCGGCAGCCAGCCCGAGGAACCCGACAGCGAGGTGCTCCCGCTCGCCGACGGCCGGGTGCTGATCCGCCGCCGGGTCGCCGAGCGGTACACGCTGTCGCTGCTCTACCCCACCGGCCCCGGCACCGGCGAGCTGCCGCTCGGCGCGATCGAGTGCCCCCGGCTGTCCCTCCTGCCCCCCGCGCCCGACGGCTCGTCCGCCTTCGCCCTCGTGCACGGCGAGCGGTCGACCACCCTGTGGCGGGTGCACGGCGGCGCCTTCGGGCCCGAGCGGGTCACCGAGCTGCCCGGCCGCTGCGCCGGCGGCGCCTGGCTCGACCGCACGGGCCGGATGCTCGCCCTCGACCGCGAGCTGGACGGGCGCACCAAGGCCGTGGTGGTCGACCTGGGCCGGGGCGGCGAGACGAGCCCGCTGCTGCAGATCACCGAGGAGAGCAACGACCGTTTGCTGCTGGCCGACCCGGACAGCGGGCTGCTGCTCGTGCGGTCCGACGCGCCCGGGCAGGACCGGCTCGGGTGGGGGGTGCTCGGCTCGGCGCGGCCGGTGCGCTTCCCGGAGTGCTTGCGGATGTCCGACGCGGCGGTGACCCCCTTCGCCGCGCAGCCGGGGCAGGTGCTGATGCCCGAGGGGTGTGCGGTGGCGCTCCGCATCGACGGGGCGGCGGGCAGCTGGGTGGGGGTGTGGCGGCCGTCGGGGCGGCGGGTGCAGCAGTTCCCCGCGCCGGTGGGATGGCTGGCGGGCGCGGGCCTGTGGACCGCCGACGGCGAGCTGCGGCTGCCCTACGTCACCCCGTACGTGCCCTGCGGGCTGGCGCGACTGCGGCTGCCGGGCGCGGACGGCAAGCGGCCCCGCGAAGAGGACGGCGAGCAGGAGCCGGGCGGCCCACCACAGGGGCCGGTCTGCGTCCCGCCGGACGCCGCGGCGCCGGACGGGCCGATCGCGCACGACGAGCCGGACGGGCCCGAGGAGTCCGCGCCTCCCACGGCCTGGGCGGCAGAGGCAGGGCCGGGGGCGGCACCGCGGCCCGCGCCGCACACGGCACCGGCGCCGCCGCTCTGGCAGGCGGTGCAGCCGACGCTCACGGAAGGCTGCGCCGGCTTCCCGGAGCCGGACCCGGGCGCCGCGCCCCGGCCGGTCCCGCTCCAGCAAGCCCCCCTGGGCCGGACCCCTTAGCGGCTCCACCCCGGCGGACCCGACGGGCCCACGACGCCCGGCACCGCGCTTGGTCGCGTTGCCGGGCGCCCGTCTGTCCGCGCCCGTTTCCGCTTGGTTCCGGCGTCGCGAAAATGCGAACACACCGGCGAACCGGGTGGCTCCGCGATCAAGGTCCCCGTTAGAATCGGGCGGGGGCTGTGCGGCTGTACCGGCCGGGCACCGGCGGTGAACCGAACGGTCGCGCGTGAGAAGCGTGTGCAGCGTGTTGACGTCCGTCGATGCCGTGCGCCATTGCCACGGCCCCCGACGCGCAGTGCACGCATCCCCTTCCCACGGAGTGACTCTTCCCATGCCCGACGCCCGAACCGACACGACCGAGGCGCGCCCCCGCGAGGCGTCCGCCCAGGCCGCAGCCACCGGCTCCGGCAGGCACCGCGGCCCGGCTTCCCCGAACGACCACGGCGCCCCCGCCCATGGCAAGCACCGCCGCAATACGACGGACGGCCACTGACCCCGTCCCCTCGACAGGACGACAACTCGTCAGGAGCCCAGAGGAATCCATAGGTTCCTCACCCGCCGGACGGGCCGCCTCGGGCGTCCGTCCGGTGGGACAGGCCCAGCACCTCCACACTCGCGAAGGTCTCCCGCGACGGCCGCCCCGCGTAATAAGGGGTGAGCAGCCCGTCGAGCTCCTCGACGCTGAAGGCCTCCCCGGCCGTGTCGAACCTGGCCGCCACCTTGGGCCGTTCGACGACGGCGACCATGCCGCCGTGCACCACGAAGACCTGTCCGCTGATGTGCGCGGCCGCCGGTGAGGCGAGATAGCCCACGAGCGGCGAGACGTGTTCGGGCGCCAGCGGGTCGAGCCCCTGGCCGGCCGCCTCGACGCTTTCGAAGACGTCCTCGGTCATCCGGGTCCGGGCCCGGGGGCAGATCACGTTCGAGGTGACCCCGTACTTGCGCAGCGCCTCCGCCGTCGAGGTGGTGAGGCCGACGATGCCGCCCTTGGCCGCCGCGTAGTTGGGCTGTCCGGCCGAGCCGGCGAGGAAGGCCTCGGAGGAGGTGTTGACGATCCGTCCGTAGACCGGGCGGCCCGTGGCCTTCGCCCGGTCCCGCCAGTGCGCGGCGGCGAAGCGGACGGTGTTGAAGTGGCCCTTGAGATGCACCCGGACCACCGAGTCCCATTCCTCCTCGGTCATCGAGAAGACCATCCGGTCCCGCAGGATGCCCGCGTTGTTGACCAGGATGTCCAGCGAGCCGCCGGTGTCGAGGGCCAGTTGCACCAGGCCGCCGGCCTCGTCGAAGTCGGCGACGTCGCCGAGGTGGGCGGTGGCGCTGCCGCCCGCCGCCCGGATCTCGGCCACGACCGCCTCGGCGGGCGCGGCGGACGCCTCGCCCGAGCCGTCGCGGCCCGGTTGTCCGTAGTCGTTGACGATGACGTGGGCGCCGAGCCGGGCCAGTTCGAGGGCCTCGGCCCGGCCGAGTCCACGCCCGGCGCCGGTGACGATCGCGGTCCGGCCCCGCAGGGTCGCTTGCGCTGACATGCGCCTCCCACTCCCGGAATCGAATCGGTCAGATCTCGACGCAGGTGCGCAGCGCCTCACCGGTGCGCATCTGGTCGATCGCGTCGTTGATCCCGGCGAGCGGGACCCGGTGGGTGATGAGCCCGGCGAGGTCGATCCGGCCGGCCCGCCACAGGGCGATGGCCCGCTCGTACGACCGCAGCACGTCGCCGCCGCCGTACAGGGACGGCAGGATCCGCTTCTCGTCGAAGAACAGCTCGAACATGCTGACCTGGAAATGGTCGTCCAGCGCGCCCGCCCCGACGACGCACAGCGTGCCGCCGCGCCGGGTCGTCTCGTAGGCGGTGCGGGCCGTGGCGGACGTGCCGACGACCTCGAAGACGTAGTCGAAGCCCTCGCCGCCGGTGATCCGCTTCTTGGCGTCGGCCAGGGCGTCCGGGGCGACGGCCTCCGTCGCGCCGAAGCGCAGCGCGGCGTCGCGGCGGGAGGCTACGGGGTCGACGGCGACGATCTGGGCGGCGCCCGCGGCCCGTGCGCCCTGGATGGTGTTGATGCCGACGCCGCCGCAGCCGATGACGGCGACGGAGGAACCGGCGGCGACCTGCGCGGTGTTGAGGGCGGCCCCGAGGCCGGTGGTGACGCCGCAGCCGATGAGGGCGGCGATCTCGTAGGGCACGTCGTCCGGGATCGGCACGGCGCACACGGCCCCGACGACGACCTCCTCGGCGAAGGTGCCGGTGCCGGCGAAGCCGAAGACGTCGGACGGGGAGCCGCCCGCGCGCCGGAAGTTGGGGACGCCGGCGGCCGCGAGTCCGGCGAGGCACAGCTGGGTCTGGCCGCGGCGGCAGGACGGGCAGGTCCCGCAGGAGGGCAGCCAGCAGACCAGGACGCGGTCGCCCGGTGTGACGGCGGTGACGCCGTCCCCGACGTCGAGGACCTCGCCGGCGCCCTCGTGGCCGGGGACGAAGGGGGCGGGCTGCGGCAGTACGCCGCTCATCGCGGACAGGTCCGAATGACACAGTCCGGCGGCCCTGAGGCGCAGTCTGACCTTTCCCGGGCCGAAGCCCACGGCTTCGACGTCGTCGAGGACTTCGAGCTTGTCCTGGCCGATCTCGTGCTGGACGGCTGCGCGCATGGTGCGTATCCCTTCGGTGGTCAAGGATTCGCGGGTAGGGGCCTGGTTCAGGTGTGCTCGACGACGGTGTCGGTGAGGACCGGCGCGTCCTCGCGCTCGACGGCCGTCACGGACACCTGGACCCGGCCGGGGCCCGGACTCTCGCGCCACATCCGCACGCGCAGGGTCTCGCCGGGGAAGACGACGCCCGCGAAGCGGGTGGCGTACGAGCGGACGCGGGTCACGTCGCCGTCGAGCACGGTGTCGACGACGGCCTTGAGGACGATGCCGTAGCTGCACAGGCCGTGCAGGATCGGCCGGTCGAAGCCGGCGGAGGCGGCGAACTCCGGGTCGGCGTGCAGCGGGTTCCAGTCCCCGGAGAGGCGGTAGAGCAGGGCCTGGTCGGGGCGGGTGGGGCACAGGGCCGTCAGGTCCGGCTCGTGCGGGGGCTCCGGGAGCCGGTCCGCGGGCCCGCGCTCGCCGCCGAAGCCGCCCTCGCCGCGGACGAAGATCCGGCAGTCGCTGGTCCACAGCGGGCCCTCGGCGTCGGCGGCGTCCGCGCGCAGCACGATGACGGCGGCCTTGCCCTTGTCGTACACGGCGGCGACGCGGGAGGTGAGCGTGGCCGAGCCGCGGGCGGGCAGCGGCCGGTGCAGCGCGATGGCCTGTCCGCCGTGCAGCACGCGGGCGAGGTCGACGTCGACACCGGGCGCGGAGAGGCCGCCGGCCAGGGCCATGCCGCCGCCCGCGACGGTCGCGAAGCTGGGGAGCACGCTGAGCCTGCTCTCCAGGGTGTAGCGGAGTTCCTCCGGGTCGGTGGGCCGGGCCGCGCCGGCCCCGATGCCGAGGTGATAGAGGAGAACGTCCTTGTGGTCCCAGGAGAGCTCGACGCTACGGGGTTGCGCCCCGACCGCCTGGCTTACGTCGATGGGCATCGGGGCGACGGCTCCTTCGCGGTGTGGCCGAAGACCCCGGCCCGGCCGTCCGCACCGCAGGCCGCGCCGGGGTCGCTGCCGGGCCGGCCCCACACGCGCTCGGCACTGGAACGTGTTCCAAGGCGTTTCAGCCGGTCCGATGCACCCTTGTATAGCCGATCGCCGTGGGGGCCGGAAGGCCGCGGACCGCATTGTCTGACGGTTCGTCACCTGCCATGACAAAAGTCACCGCACGCCTTGGACAGATGCATCTGCGCAGCTCACCGCCCTGTTCCATAGGGTCGGAGCATGAGTGGAGCGATGCAGCGGATCGAACGGATGAGACCGCCGAACCGGCGGACGTTCCTGCCCTGGCTTCTCATCCTCACCGGCGACGTGATCGACCTGTGCCGGGGGAAGCTGCCACTGCCCTGGCTCGGTGCCGCGGGCCTGGCGGCCTTCGTCACGCTCTACGTCACCACCGTCTTC
The window above is part of the Streptomyces syringium genome. Proteins encoded here:
- a CDS encoding alcohol dehydrogenase catalytic domain-containing protein, whose protein sequence is MRAAVQHEIGQDKLEVLDDVEAVGFGPGKVRLRLRAAGLCHSDLSAMSGVLPQPAPFVPGHEGAGEVLDVGDGVTAVTPGDRVLVCWLPSCGTCPSCRRGQTQLCLAGLAAAGVPNFRRAGGSPSDVFGFAGTGTFAEEVVVGAVCAVPIPDDVPYEIAALIGCGVTTGLGAALNTAQVAAGSSVAVIGCGGVGINTIQGARAAGAAQIVAVDPVASRRDAALRFGATEAVAPDALADAKKRITGGEGFDYVFEVVGTSATARTAYETTRRGGTLCVVGAGALDDHFQVSMFELFFDEKRILPSLYGGGDVLRSYERAIALWRAGRIDLAGLITHRVPLAGINDAIDQMRTGEALRTCVEI
- a CDS encoding ABC transporter substrate-binding protein produces the protein MSLRRRGTAAVALSVAAALSLAACGSSDGKDGEAGKDGGNGSKSVAQGGKDFGKAAEETAKMGTDAKPGQFPRTITHALGKTEIKEMPKRVVVLDVGELDNVVSLGIKPVGWAPSEGSQEIPAYLKKDVGDPKSVGTISNLNLEAINELKPDLILGSKLRAEKNYKDLSKIAPTVFSVRPGFTWKENYLLNAAALDKTADAKKQLDAYGAKAKQLGEDIGDKKPTITMLRYLPQFTRLYAQQSFIGTILKDTGLPRPKNQQADKLAEEISPENIDQADADWIFTGVYGDPDKTKRDSAQDNPLWKNLKAVKDGRAKDVQDETWYLGLGVTAANSVLDDLRGYLVKK
- a CDS encoding MaoC/PaaZ C-terminal domain-containing protein; this encodes MPIDVSQAVGAQPRSVELSWDHKDVLLYHLGIGAGAARPTDPEELRYTLESRLSVLPSFATVAGGGMALAGGLSAPGVDVDLARVLHGGQAIALHRPLPARGSATLTSRVAAVYDKGKAAVIVLRADAADAEGPLWTSDCRIFVRGEGGFGGERGPADRLPEPPHEPDLTALCPTRPDQALLYRLSGDWNPLHADPEFAASAGFDRPILHGLCSYGIVLKAVVDTVLDGDVTRVRSYATRFAGVVFPGETLRVRMWRESPGPGRVQVSVTAVEREDAPVLTDTVVEHT
- a CDS encoding 3-oxoacyl-ACP reductase, with translation MSAQATLRGRTAIVTGAGRGLGRAEALELARLGAHVIVNDYGQPGRDGSGEASAAPAEAVVAEIRAAGGSATAHLGDVADFDEAGGLVQLALDTGGSLDILVNNAGILRDRMVFSMTEEEWDSVVRVHLKGHFNTVRFAAAHWRDRAKATGRPVYGRIVNTSSEAFLAGSAGQPNYAAAKGGIVGLTTSTAEALRKYGVTSNVICPRARTRMTEDVFESVEAAGQGLDPLAPEHVSPLVGYLASPAAAHISGQVFVVHGGMVAVVERPKVAARFDTAGEAFSVEELDGLLTPYYAGRPSRETFASVEVLGLSHRTDARGGPSGG